In one window of Paenarthrobacter nicotinovorans DNA:
- a CDS encoding purine-cytosine permease family protein gives MQDNLSPSPSPSAQSGPATAPAHDSEAWLQPIPESDRTRKVSGQFWIWAGANLAPINWVLGALGIHLGLGFADTVIVLVLGNLIGMLLFGCFVLLGQKTGATGMVLARAAFGRRGNYLPAAIQALLVIGWCAVNTWIILDLVMALFGTLGWVDPNAQNYAWKIGVATAIMAAQVAIAWFGYKAIAAFEKWTVPPTIIILAVMSAVAWFGMKIDWGYAGPAGNILEGSERIAAMSAVMTAIGIGWGITWFTYAADYSRFVSTSVPKRKLYLASVLGQFIPVVWLGILGASLATNSGEIDPGKLIVQNFGVLALPVLLMVLHGPIATNILNIYTFSVATQALDINISRRKLNLFVGVFSLIAVVFFIFQEDFAAVLDAWLIGLVAWVAAWGGVMLVHYFWLEKRWPAKVDRLFDGVGTHRLPVINWAGIVSLLVGIFSTWLFMYGLVPAMQGPIAVALGGWDLSWLAGGLTSAAAYAILGPRAHKKYLLADSNHVSVTQPAAPSVPERTTA, from the coding sequence ATGCAAGACAACCTCTCCCCTTCGCCTTCACCTTCAGCGCAGTCAGGGCCAGCAACGGCGCCGGCCCATGACAGCGAAGCCTGGCTCCAACCCATCCCCGAATCAGACCGCACCCGCAAGGTTTCCGGACAGTTCTGGATCTGGGCCGGCGCCAACCTTGCCCCTATCAACTGGGTGCTGGGTGCACTGGGCATCCATCTGGGCCTCGGCTTCGCAGACACCGTGATAGTCCTGGTCCTGGGAAACCTGATCGGCATGCTCTTATTCGGATGCTTCGTCCTCCTTGGACAAAAGACCGGCGCCACAGGAATGGTTCTGGCCCGGGCGGCTTTTGGCCGCCGTGGCAACTACCTGCCGGCAGCGATCCAGGCACTTCTGGTCATCGGGTGGTGCGCCGTCAACACCTGGATCATCCTGGACCTGGTCATGGCGCTCTTCGGAACCCTCGGCTGGGTGGATCCCAACGCACAGAACTACGCCTGGAAGATCGGCGTCGCCACGGCCATCATGGCCGCGCAGGTCGCCATCGCCTGGTTCGGCTACAAAGCCATCGCGGCCTTTGAGAAGTGGACGGTTCCGCCCACCATCATCATCCTGGCCGTGATGTCCGCCGTGGCCTGGTTCGGCATGAAGATCGACTGGGGCTACGCAGGACCGGCCGGCAACATCCTCGAAGGCTCAGAGCGGATCGCCGCCATGAGCGCAGTCATGACCGCCATCGGTATCGGCTGGGGCATCACCTGGTTCACCTACGCCGCCGACTACTCCCGCTTCGTCAGCACCTCGGTTCCCAAGCGCAAGCTCTACCTGGCCTCGGTCCTCGGCCAGTTCATCCCCGTAGTCTGGCTGGGCATCCTCGGCGCAAGCTTGGCCACCAACAGCGGCGAGATCGATCCCGGCAAGCTGATTGTCCAAAACTTCGGAGTCCTTGCCCTCCCCGTACTGCTCATGGTGCTGCACGGCCCCATCGCTACCAACATCCTGAACATCTACACCTTCTCCGTTGCCACCCAGGCCTTGGACATCAACATCAGCCGCCGCAAGCTGAACTTGTTCGTGGGCGTCTTCTCGCTCATCGCCGTCGTGTTCTTCATCTTCCAGGAGGACTTCGCAGCAGTGCTCGACGCCTGGCTGATCGGCCTGGTCGCCTGGGTTGCCGCTTGGGGCGGAGTCATGCTGGTGCACTACTTCTGGCTTGAGAAGCGCTGGCCGGCGAAGGTGGATCGGCTCTTCGACGGCGTCGGCACCCACCGGCTTCCCGTCATCAACTGGGCCGGAATCGTATCCCTCCTGGTGGGCATCTTCTCCACGTGGCTGTTCATGTACGGCCTGGTTCCCGCCATGCAGGGCCCCATCGCCGTCGCCTTGGGCGGTTGGGACCTTTCGTGGCTGGCCGGCGGGCTCACCAGCGCCGCTGCCTACGCGATCCTGGGCCCCCGCGCACACAAAAAGTACCTCCTCGCGGACTCGAACCACGTATCAGTGACACAGCCAGCCGCACCTTCAGTTCCCGAAAGGACCACAGCATGA